From Sporosarcina sp. Marseille-Q4943, the proteins below share one genomic window:
- the rpoC gene encoding DNA-directed RNA polymerase subunit beta' — MIDVNNFEYMKIGLASPDKIRSWSYGEVKKPETINYRTLKPEKDGLFCERIFGPTKDWECHCGKYKRVRYKGVVCDRCGVEVTRQKVRRERMGHIELAAPVTHIWYFKGIPSRMGLILDMTPRALEEIIYFASYVVIDPADTPLERKQLLSEKEFRLYREKYGSKFQALMGAEAIEQLLMAIDLDKETEMLKEELKTVQGQRRTRAIRRLEVVESFRNSGNRPEWMVLEVLPVIPPELRPMVQLDGGRFATSDLNDLYRRVINRNNRLKRLLDLGAPGIIVQNEKRMLQEAVDALVDNGRRGRPVTGPGNRPLKSLSHMLKGKQGRFRQNLLGKRVDYSGRSVIVVGPNLKMYQCGLPKEMAIELFKPFVMKELVERGLAHNIKSAKRKIERLHSEVWDVLEDVIKEHPVLLNRAPTLHRLGIQAFEPMLVEGRAIQLHPLVCTAYNADFDGDQMAVHVPLSAEAQAEARLLMLAAQNILNPKDGKPVVTPSQDMVLGNYYLTLERAGSIGEGAIFSNMNEALIAYQTGHVHLHTRIAIQAGSLNNPTFTEEQNRKLLLTTVGKLIFNEILPETFPYINEPTNHNLQIETPDKYFIDGAVDVREYIRNAEIVLPFRKKILGNIIAEIFKKFHITETSRMLDRMKDLGFKYSTRAGITVGISDIVVLPNKDEILKEAQDKVDKVTQQFRRGLITEEERYDRVISYWSNAKDVIQDKLMDSLENTNPIYMMSDSGARGNASNFTQLAGMRGLMANPAGRIIELPIKSSFREGLTVLEYFISTHGARKGLADTALKTADSGYLTRRLVDVAQDVIVREDDCGTDRGLQISALTEGTEVIETLEERIEGRHTKKTIRHPETGEVIVPKDGLITADLSNEIISAGIETVTIRSAFTCNTKHGVCKKCYGINLATGETVEVGEAVGIIAAQSIGEPGTQLTMRTFHTGGVAGDDITSGLPRIQEIFESRNPKGQAVISEIKGEVTEIDEIREGQKEITIQGEVETRKYLAPYNARLKVQVGDSIDRGDSITEGSIDPKELIVVKDVATVQEYLLKEVQKVYRMQGVEIGDKHVEVMVRQMLRKVRVIEAGDTDLLPGSLLDIHQFAEANAVVLKSGKVPATSRPVILGITKASLETESFLSAASFQETTRVLTDAAIKGKTDELLGLKENVIIGKLVPAGTGMQRYRQIEMEQNEEAAAVVE, encoded by the coding sequence TTGATAGATGTAAACAATTTTGAGTATATGAAAATCGGCCTTGCTTCACCGGATAAAATTCGTTCTTGGTCTTACGGTGAAGTGAAAAAGCCTGAAACGATCAACTATCGTACGTTAAAGCCTGAGAAAGACGGTCTGTTCTGTGAACGGATATTCGGACCTACGAAAGACTGGGAATGTCACTGCGGAAAATATAAGCGCGTCCGTTACAAAGGTGTCGTCTGTGATCGATGCGGCGTCGAAGTGACAAGGCAAAAAGTGCGCCGTGAACGTATGGGGCACATCGAGCTTGCAGCGCCGGTAACGCATATTTGGTATTTCAAAGGCATCCCGAGCAGAATGGGTCTTATTCTCGATATGACACCACGTGCCTTGGAAGAAATCATTTATTTCGCATCTTACGTAGTCATCGACCCAGCAGACACGCCGCTTGAACGGAAACAATTGCTTTCCGAGAAGGAGTTCAGACTCTACCGTGAAAAGTACGGCTCTAAATTCCAGGCGCTGATGGGTGCTGAAGCGATTGAACAGCTTCTGATGGCAATCGATTTGGATAAAGAAACGGAAATGCTGAAGGAAGAGTTGAAGACAGTACAAGGTCAACGTCGTACTCGTGCGATCCGACGCTTGGAAGTCGTCGAATCTTTCCGTAACTCCGGAAACCGTCCGGAATGGATGGTTCTTGAAGTGTTGCCGGTCATTCCTCCAGAATTGCGCCCGATGGTACAGTTGGACGGCGGCCGTTTCGCAACTTCCGATTTGAATGATCTTTACCGTAGGGTCATTAACCGTAACAACAGGTTGAAGCGTCTTCTTGACCTCGGTGCTCCTGGCATCATCGTACAGAATGAAAAACGTATGTTGCAGGAAGCTGTCGATGCGCTCGTTGATAATGGACGACGCGGACGTCCGGTTACAGGACCAGGGAATCGTCCGTTGAAATCCCTCTCCCATATGTTGAAAGGGAAGCAAGGTCGCTTCCGTCAAAACTTATTGGGTAAACGTGTCGATTATTCAGGCCGTTCGGTAATTGTTGTCGGACCTAACTTGAAAATGTATCAATGTGGTCTTCCGAAAGAGATGGCAATTGAATTGTTCAAGCCTTTCGTCATGAAGGAATTGGTCGAACGCGGACTTGCCCATAACATTAAGAGTGCAAAACGCAAAATCGAACGTTTGCATTCCGAAGTATGGGATGTCCTCGAAGACGTCATTAAAGAGCACCCGGTATTATTGAACCGTGCCCCTACACTTCATAGACTTGGGATCCAGGCATTCGAGCCGATGCTAGTGGAAGGCCGAGCCATCCAACTTCATCCACTCGTATGTACGGCATACAACGCCGACTTTGATGGAGACCAAATGGCTGTTCACGTTCCGCTTTCTGCCGAAGCTCAAGCTGAGGCGCGCCTGCTTATGCTTGCTGCGCAAAACATCTTGAACCCGAAAGACGGAAAACCGGTCGTTACTCCTTCCCAGGACATGGTATTGGGTAACTACTACCTTACGTTGGAAAGGGCAGGGTCCATCGGCGAAGGAGCAATCTTCAGCAATATGAACGAGGCTTTGATTGCTTATCAAACAGGTCATGTTCATTTGCATACAAGGATCGCTATCCAAGCTGGTTCGTTGAACAACCCTACCTTTACAGAAGAACAGAATCGCAAGCTCTTACTGACGACAGTCGGGAAGCTCATTTTCAATGAAATCCTTCCTGAAACGTTCCCGTACATCAATGAACCGACAAATCACAATCTGCAGATTGAGACGCCGGACAAATACTTCATTGATGGGGCTGTTGATGTTAGAGAATATATACGAAATGCGGAGATCGTCCTCCCGTTCCGTAAAAAGATTCTCGGAAATATCATCGCGGAAATCTTCAAGAAGTTCCACATTACGGAAACTTCGAGAATGCTGGACCGGATGAAGGATCTAGGTTTCAAATATTCAACTCGTGCAGGCATCACGGTCGGTATTTCGGACATCGTCGTTTTGCCTAACAAAGATGAAATCTTGAAAGAAGCTCAAGATAAAGTGGATAAAGTGACGCAGCAATTCCGCCGTGGTCTTATTACGGAGGAAGAGCGTTATGACCGGGTCATTTCCTACTGGAGCAATGCGAAGGATGTCATCCAGGATAAACTGATGGACTCTCTTGAAAATACAAACCCTATTTACATGATGAGTGACTCAGGTGCCCGTGGTAACGCGTCCAACTTCACACAGCTCGCGGGAATGCGGGGACTGATGGCCAACCCGGCAGGCCGGATCATCGAGTTGCCGATCAAGTCTTCCTTCCGTGAAGGATTGACAGTACTCGAGTACTTCATTTCCACGCACGGTGCCCGTAAAGGTCTTGCGGATACGGCATTGAAAACTGCCGACTCCGGTTACTTGACACGCCGCCTTGTAGACGTTGCGCAAGACGTCATCGTACGCGAAGATGATTGCGGAACGGACAGAGGACTGCAAATCAGTGCACTTACTGAAGGAACAGAAGTCATCGAAACGTTGGAAGAGCGTATCGAAGGCCGTCATACGAAGAAGACGATCCGTCATCCGGAAACGGGCGAAGTGATTGTTCCGAAAGATGGTCTTATCACTGCCGATCTTTCAAATGAAATCATCAGCGCTGGCATCGAAACAGTTACAATCCGCTCTGCGTTCACTTGTAATACAAAACACGGTGTTTGTAAAAAATGTTACGGCATCAATCTTGCAACAGGGGAAACGGTTGAAGTTGGTGAAGCAGTCGGTATCATCGCTGCGCAATCAATCGGTGAGCCTGGAACACAGCTTACGATGCGTACATTCCATACAGGTGGGGTTGCCGGGGATGATATCACATCCGGTCTACCGCGTATCCAGGAGATCTTCGAATCCCGGAATCCGAAAGGGCAAGCTGTCATCTCTGAAATTAAAGGTGAAGTTACTGAGATTGACGAAATTCGGGAAGGCCAGAAGGAAATTACAATTCAAGGGGAAGTCGAGACGCGCAAGTATCTCGCTCCATACAATGCCCGCTTGAAAGTGCAAGTTGGCGATTCGATTGATCGAGGGGACAGCATCACAGAAGGTTCCATCGATCCAAAAGAATTGATCGTCGTCAAAGACGTCGCCACTGTACAAGAATACCTACTCAAAGAAGTGCAAAAAGTATACCGTATGCAAGGTGTTGAAATCGGGGATAAGCACGTTGAAGTGATGGTTCGCCAAATGCTTCGAAAAGTGCGTGTCATCGAGGCTGGCGACACGGATCTGCTTCCGGGATCGCTGCTCGATATCCACCAATTTGCAGAAGCGAATGCTGTCGTGTTGAAGAGCGGGAAAGTGCCGGCTACATCACGTCCGGTCATTCTCGGTATTACAAAAGCATCGCTTGAGACGGAATCCTTCCTATCAGCAGCATCCTTCCAAGAAACGACTCGCGTCTTAACCGATGCGGCAATCAAAGGAAAAACGGATGAATTGCTAGGATTGAAGGAGAACGTTATCATCGGTAAGCTAGTTCCAGCCGGAACGGGTATGCAACGCTATCGTCAGATTGAAATGGAACAAAACGAAGAGGCAGCTGCAGTAGTCGAATAA
- the rpoB gene encoding DNA-directed RNA polymerase subunit beta, whose translation MKELTGHLVQYGQHRQRRSFARINEVLELPNLIEIQTASYEWFLEEGLREMFRDISPIQDFTGNLSLEFIDYQLGEPKYPVDESKERDVTYAAPLRVKVRLHNKETEEVKEQDVFMGDFPLMTENGTFIINGAERVIVSQLVRSPSVYFNDKTDKNGKRGFAATVIPNRGAWLEYETDAKDVVHVRIDRTRKLPITVLLRALGFSTDQEIIDLIGDNEYLRNTLEKDNTETSEKALLEIYERLRPGEPPTLDSAKSLLYSRFFDPKRYDLANVGRYKMNKKLHLQNRLFNQTVAETLADPETGEILLEKDQLIDRRTLDRLLPHLEKGVGIQEVSHVGGVLDENITIQTIKIYAPKSEEKQVINVISNASIDESVKNVTPADIVASISYFFNLLHGVGNTDDIDHLGNRRLRSVGELLQNQFRIGLSRMERVVKERMSINDTQSIVPQQLINIRPVIASIKEFFGSSQLSQFMDQTNPLAELTHKRRLSALGPGGLTRERAGMEVRDVHYSHYGRMCPIETPEGPNIGLINSLSTFARVNKFGFIETPYRKVDPETGRVTHQIDYLTADIEDNYVVAQANAPLNEDGSYVNEEVVGRFQGDNTVFKREQIDYMDVSPKQVVSAATACIPFLENDDSNRALMGANMQRQAVPLLNPEAPFVGTGMEHVSARDSGAAVIAKYHGIVEHVEAKEIRVRRIETVDGKEVKGDLTIYRLDNFIRSNQGTCYNQRPIVSVGDRVKPRDILADGPSMDKGELALGRNVLTAFMTWDGYNYEDAIIMSERLVKDDVFTSIHIEEYESEARDTKLGPEEITRDIPNVGEEALRNLDDRGIIRIGAEVRDGDILVGKVTPKGVTELTAEERLLHAIFGEKAREVRDTSLRVPHGAGGIVLDVKVFNREDGDELPPGVNQLVRAYIVQKRKISVGDKMAGRHGNKGVISRILPESDMPYLPDGTPIDVMLNPLGVPSRMNIGQVLEMHLGMAARNLGVHMASPVFDGANEEDVWTTMEEAGMNRDGKTILYDGRSGEPFDSRVSVGVMYLIKLAHMVDDKLHARSTGPYSLVTQQPLGGKAQFGGQRFGEMEVWALEAYGAAYTLQEILTVKSDDVVGRVKTYEAIVKGQSVPQPGVPESFKVLIKELQSLGLDVKMLTEEFEEIEMRDLDDDDDMQPTDALNLMAEDQTV comes from the coding sequence GTGAAAGAGTTGACAGGTCATTTAGTTCAGTATGGTCAACACCGTCAGCGCAGGAGTTTCGCGCGGATCAATGAAGTTCTCGAGCTGCCGAATTTGATTGAAATCCAGACGGCATCTTATGAGTGGTTCTTGGAAGAAGGATTACGGGAAATGTTCCGTGATATTTCTCCAATCCAGGATTTCACAGGTAATCTTTCTTTGGAATTCATTGATTATCAACTTGGTGAACCGAAATACCCTGTTGATGAATCGAAAGAGCGTGACGTTACGTATGCAGCTCCGCTCCGCGTAAAAGTGCGCTTGCATAACAAAGAAACAGAAGAAGTGAAAGAACAGGACGTTTTCATGGGCGACTTCCCGCTTATGACAGAAAACGGAACGTTCATTATCAATGGTGCGGAAAGGGTCATCGTTTCCCAGCTCGTCCGTTCTCCAAGTGTCTACTTCAACGATAAGACAGACAAGAACGGAAAGCGTGGATTTGCTGCGACTGTCATTCCGAACCGTGGTGCGTGGCTCGAGTATGAAACGGACGCAAAAGATGTTGTCCATGTCCGGATCGATCGTACGCGTAAATTGCCAATTACCGTTCTTCTCCGCGCGCTAGGATTTTCGACGGATCAAGAAATCATCGATTTGATCGGAGACAACGAGTACTTGAGAAATACGCTCGAAAAGGATAACACGGAAACTTCGGAAAAGGCCTTGCTTGAAATCTATGAACGCCTCCGTCCTGGTGAACCGCCGACATTGGATAGCGCGAAGAGCCTGCTATACTCCCGCTTCTTCGACCCGAAAAGGTACGACTTGGCGAATGTCGGACGGTATAAAATGAACAAAAAGCTTCATCTGCAAAACCGTCTGTTCAATCAAACGGTTGCAGAAACACTTGCAGACCCTGAAACAGGTGAAATTCTACTTGAGAAGGATCAACTGATCGACCGCAGAACATTGGACCGCCTATTGCCTCACCTTGAAAAAGGGGTCGGCATCCAGGAAGTATCACATGTCGGCGGGGTTCTGGATGAAAATATTACAATCCAGACGATCAAAATCTACGCTCCGAAGAGTGAAGAGAAGCAAGTGATCAATGTCATCTCGAATGCGAGCATCGATGAGTCGGTGAAAAATGTGACACCTGCAGATATCGTCGCCTCCATCAGCTATTTCTTCAACTTGCTCCATGGAGTCGGAAATACGGATGATATCGACCATCTCGGAAACCGTCGTTTACGTTCGGTTGGCGAATTGCTGCAAAACCAATTCCGGATCGGTTTATCCCGTATGGAACGTGTCGTTAAAGAACGTATGTCCATCAATGACACTCAATCGATCGTACCTCAGCAATTGATCAATATCAGACCGGTCATCGCTTCCATCAAGGAATTCTTTGGCAGCTCGCAACTATCTCAATTCATGGATCAGACGAATCCTCTTGCCGAATTGACGCATAAGAGACGTCTGTCAGCACTCGGACCGGGCGGATTGACAAGGGAGCGTGCGGGCATGGAAGTCCGTGACGTCCACTATTCCCACTACGGACGCATGTGTCCGATCGAAACGCCGGAAGGTCCGAACATCGGATTGATCAACTCCCTTTCTACGTTTGCGAGAGTGAATAAGTTCGGTTTCATTGAAACTCCTTATCGGAAGGTTGACCCTGAAACTGGGCGCGTCACTCACCAAATCGACTATTTGACTGCGGATATCGAGGATAACTACGTCGTTGCACAGGCGAATGCGCCACTTAACGAAGATGGTTCCTACGTGAACGAAGAAGTCGTCGGACGTTTCCAAGGGGATAATACTGTATTTAAGCGCGAACAGATCGACTATATGGACGTATCTCCAAAACAAGTCGTCTCTGCTGCAACTGCTTGTATCCCGTTCCTTGAAAACGATGACTCCAACCGTGCCCTAATGGGTGCGAACATGCAACGTCAAGCTGTACCTTTGTTGAATCCGGAAGCCCCGTTCGTCGGCACTGGAATGGAACACGTGTCAGCACGCGACTCCGGAGCTGCGGTCATTGCGAAGTATCACGGAATTGTCGAGCACGTCGAAGCGAAGGAAATTCGTGTACGCCGTATTGAAACGGTCGATGGCAAAGAAGTGAAGGGCGACTTGACGATTTACAGACTTGATAACTTCATCCGCTCAAACCAAGGGACTTGCTATAACCAACGTCCGATCGTCAGCGTCGGAGATCGTGTAAAACCACGCGATATCCTTGCAGACGGACCTTCGATGGATAAAGGGGAACTTGCTTTGGGTCGTAACGTCCTCACTGCCTTCATGACGTGGGACGGTTACAACTATGAAGATGCGATCATCATGAGTGAACGACTTGTGAAGGATGATGTGTTCACATCTATCCATATCGAAGAGTACGAATCTGAAGCAAGGGATACGAAACTCGGACCTGAAGAAATTACGAGGGACATCCCGAACGTCGGAGAAGAAGCGCTTCGCAACCTAGACGACCGCGGTATCATCCGTATCGGTGCAGAAGTTCGCGATGGCGACATCCTCGTCGGAAAAGTGACGCCTAAAGGGGTTACTGAACTGACAGCTGAGGAGAGGCTCCTTCATGCAATCTTCGGTGAAAAGGCCCGTGAAGTGCGCGATACATCCTTACGTGTTCCACACGGAGCAGGCGGTATTGTTCTTGACGTAAAAGTGTTCAACCGTGAAGACGGGGACGAATTGCCGCCGGGCGTCAATCAGCTCGTACGTGCGTACATTGTACAGAAGCGTAAAATCTCCGTAGGGGATAAGATGGCTGGACGTCACGGTAACAAAGGGGTTATTTCCCGCATCCTGCCTGAGTCGGATATGCCATATCTTCCAGACGGCACGCCGATCGATGTCATGTTGAACCCGCTTGGGGTACCATCGCGTATGAACATCGGACAGGTATTGGAAATGCATCTAGGAATGGCTGCCCGGAATTTGGGTGTCCATATGGCTTCTCCGGTATTTGACGGAGCGAATGAAGAGGACGTCTGGACGACGATGGAAGAAGCGGGCATGAACCGCGACGGAAAGACGATCCTTTACGATGGCCGTTCAGGAGAACCATTTGATAGCCGCGTATCTGTCGGCGTCATGTACTTGATCAAGCTTGCGCACATGGTCGACGACAAGCTCCATGCTCGTTCGACTGGACCGTATTCACTCGTTACGCAACAGCCGCTTGGAGGAAAAGCCCAATTCGGTGGACAGCGTTTCGGGGAGATGGAAGTGTGGGCACTTGAAGCTTATGGTGCCGCTTATACATTGCAAGAAATCCTTACTGTCAAATCAGATGACGTTGTCGGCCGTGTGAAAACGTACGAAGCGATCGTCAAAGGTCAAAGCGTGCCTCAACCGGGCGTTCCTGAATCGTTCAAAGTATTGATCAAAGAACTTCAGAGCCTTGGTTTGGACGTGAAGATGCTAACGGAAGAATTTGAAGAAATCGAAATGCGTGATCTTGATGATGACGATGATATGCAACCGACAGATGCATTGAATCTCATGGCTGAAGATCAAACAGTTTGA
- a CDS encoding class I SAM-dependent methyltransferase, whose translation MAEHYYSKNPTVKSDPKEWQATLRNNRLRFKTDAGVFSKGEVDFGSRLLAESFTMPTVAGDVLDVGCGYGPIGLSIAASFPDRNVQMVDVNERAMALASENAELNGIKNVSVYPSDALSAVEAEGFAAILTNPPIRAGKETVFKIYDGAFSKLGAGGELWVVIQKKQGAPSTIAHLTEIFGNVETVEKKKGYFILKARKILT comes from the coding sequence ATGGCTGAACATTACTACTCTAAAAATCCAACGGTGAAAAGTGATCCGAAGGAATGGCAAGCGACATTGCGCAACAACCGGCTGCGTTTTAAGACAGATGCAGGTGTATTCAGTAAAGGGGAAGTGGATTTTGGTTCCCGTCTGTTAGCGGAGTCATTTACTATGCCTACCGTTGCAGGTGACGTGTTGGATGTCGGCTGTGGATACGGACCAATCGGATTATCGATCGCCGCATCTTTTCCGGACCGGAACGTTCAAATGGTCGATGTTAACGAAAGGGCAATGGCGCTGGCAAGCGAAAACGCCGAACTGAACGGCATAAAGAATGTGTCGGTTTACCCGAGCGATGCATTGTCGGCTGTGGAGGCAGAAGGTTTCGCTGCGATATTGACGAACCCGCCTATCCGGGCAGGAAAAGAGACGGTATTCAAAATCTATGATGGTGCTTTTTCCAAATTGGGCGCCGGAGGGGAACTGTGGGTCGTCATTCAGAAGAAGCAAGGAGCTCCTTCGACAATAGCACATTTAACGGAGATCTTTGGAAATGTGGAAACCGTGGAAAAGAAAAAAGGATATTTTATACTTAAAGCCCGAAAAATCTTGACGTGA
- the rplL gene encoding 50S ribosomal protein L7/L12 yields MTKEQILDAIKEMTVLELNDLVKAIEEEFGVTAAAPVAMVGGAGAGEAAAEQTEFDVVLASAGDQKIKVIKVVREITGLGLKEAKEVVDNAPKAIKEGVSKEEAEEMKAKLEEVGAGVEVK; encoded by the coding sequence ATGACTAAAGAACAAATCCTTGACGCGATTAAAGAAATGACAGTTCTTGAATTGAACGACCTTGTAAAAGCTATCGAAGAAGAATTCGGCGTAACTGCTGCAGCTCCAGTTGCAATGGTTGGCGGAGCAGGTGCTGGTGAAGCTGCTGCTGAGCAAACTGAATTCGACGTAGTTCTTGCATCTGCAGGAGATCAAAAAATCAAAGTTATCAAAGTCGTTCGCGAAATCACTGGCCTAGGCTTGAAAGAAGCGAAAGAAGTAGTTGATAACGCTCCAAAAGCAATCAAAGAAGGCGTTTCTAAAGAAGAAGCTGAAGAAATGAAAGCGAAACTTGAAGAAGTTGGCGCTGGCGTAGAAGTTAAGTAA
- the rplJ gene encoding 50S ribosomal protein L10, with translation MSKVLEAKQAVVEEISSKLKSSVSVVVVDYRGLNVSQVTELRKQLREAGIDFKVYKNSMSRRAAEAAGLEGLNEHLVGPNAIAFSTEDVVAPAKILNDFAKKNDKLEIKAGVIEGNVASVEDVKALAELPSREGLLSMLLSVLQAPMRNFALATKAVAEQKEEQGA, from the coding sequence ATGAGCAAAGTATTAGAAGCTAAACAAGCGGTAGTTGAAGAGATCTCAAGCAAATTGAAATCATCGGTTTCCGTTGTCGTAGTCGACTACCGTGGTCTTAACGTGAGCCAAGTAACGGAACTTCGTAAACAGCTTCGTGAAGCAGGCATCGACTTCAAAGTTTACAAAAACTCAATGTCACGCCGTGCTGCTGAAGCCGCTGGACTTGAAGGGTTGAATGAGCATTTGGTAGGTCCGAACGCAATCGCATTCTCGACTGAAGATGTTGTTGCTCCTGCTAAAATCCTTAACGACTTCGCTAAGAAGAACGACAAGCTTGAAATCAAAGCAGGCGTTATCGAAGGAAACGTCGCTTCTGTTGAAGATGTCAAAGCATTGGCAGAACTTCCATCACGCGAAGGACTTCTTTCTATGCTACTCAGCGTTCTACAAGCTCCAATGCGCAACTTCGCGCTTGCAACAAAAGCTGTTGCAGAGCAAAAAGAGGAACAAGGCGCTTAA
- the rplA gene encoding 50S ribosomal protein L1, with amino-acid sequence MAKRGKKFTEAAKLVDRTKVYDLKEAIELAKKTSTVNFDATVEVAFRLGIDTRKNDQQIRGAVVLPNGTGKTQRVLVFAKGEKLKEAEAAGADYAGDAEYITKIQQGWFDFDVIVATPDMMGEVGKIGRVLGPKGLMPNPKTGTVTFDVAKAVAEIKAGKVEYRADKAGIIHAPIGKASFDNEKLEENFQTVFETIQKAKPAAAKGTYMKSVNITTTMGPAVKVDPSTVVVK; translated from the coding sequence ATGGCTAAAAGAGGTAAAAAATTCACTGAGGCGGCAAAGCTTGTCGATCGCACAAAAGTGTATGACTTGAAAGAAGCGATTGAGCTTGCAAAGAAAACAAGCACAGTCAACTTTGACGCAACTGTTGAAGTCGCATTCCGTCTTGGAATCGACACTCGTAAGAACGATCAGCAAATCCGTGGAGCAGTTGTGCTTCCAAACGGTACTGGTAAAACTCAACGCGTTCTCGTTTTCGCAAAAGGCGAAAAATTGAAAGAAGCGGAAGCTGCTGGTGCAGACTATGCAGGCGATGCAGAGTACATCACTAAAATCCAACAAGGCTGGTTCGATTTCGACGTTATCGTTGCAACTCCGGACATGATGGGCGAAGTTGGTAAAATCGGTCGCGTATTGGGACCAAAAGGCCTAATGCCAAACCCTAAAACAGGTACAGTAACATTTGATGTTGCTAAAGCTGTTGCAGAAATCAAAGCAGGTAAAGTTGAATACCGTGCGGACAAAGCTGGTATTATCCATGCTCCAATCGGAAAAGCTTCTTTCGATAACGAAAAGCTTGAAGAAAACTTCCAAACTGTTTTTGAAACGATCCAAAAAGCTAAACCAGCTGCAGCTAAAGGAACTTACATGAAGTCAGTGAATATCACTACTACAATGGGTCCTGCGGTTAAAGTTGATCCGTCAACTGTAGTTGTTAAATAA
- the rplK gene encoding 50S ribosomal protein L11, producing the protein MAKKVTKIVKLQIPAGKANPAPPVGPALGQAGVNIMGFCKDFNARTADQAGLIIPVEITVFEDRSFTFITKTPPAAVLLKVAANLQKGSGEPNKKKVATVKRDKVREIAEQKMQDLNAASVEAAMAMVEGTARSMGITIED; encoded by the coding sequence GTGGCTAAAAAAGTAACCAAAATCGTAAAATTGCAAATCCCTGCAGGTAAAGCTAACCCAGCTCCACCGGTTGGACCGGCACTAGGTCAAGCTGGCGTCAACATCATGGGATTCTGTAAAGATTTCAACGCACGTACAGCGGATCAAGCAGGTTTAATCATTCCTGTTGAAATAACTGTATTTGAGGACCGTTCATTCACTTTTATTACAAAAACTCCACCAGCAGCAGTATTGCTGAAAGTTGCAGCTAATCTTCAAAAAGGTTCAGGTGAACCGAACAAAAAGAAGGTAGCTACTGTAAAACGTGATAAAGTTCGCGAAATTGCAGAACAAAAGATGCAGGATCTAAACGCAGCATCGGTTGAAGCGGCGATGGCAATGGTTGAAGGTACTGCTCGCAGTATGGGAATCACGATCGAAGACTGA
- the nusG gene encoding transcription termination/antitermination protein NusG encodes MEKNWYVVHTYSGYENKVKANLEKRVETMGMQDKIFRVVIPEEQETDFKDGKKRTVMKKTFPGYVLVELIMTDDSWYVVRNTPGVTGFIGSSGGGAKPTPLLPEEVDFILKQMGMKERKAEADFEVGEVIEVLEGPFAHFQGKVEEIDQDKGKVRVSVDMFGRETIMELDFEQVEKI; translated from the coding sequence ATGGAGAAAAATTGGTACGTCGTCCACACGTATTCAGGTTATGAAAATAAGGTGAAAGCCAACTTGGAAAAACGTGTTGAGACGATGGGTATGCAAGATAAAATATTCCGCGTCGTCATCCCTGAAGAGCAGGAAACGGACTTCAAAGACGGCAAAAAACGGACAGTTATGAAAAAGACATTTCCTGGATACGTCCTTGTGGAACTGATCATGACGGACGATTCTTGGTATGTCGTTCGTAACACGCCTGGCGTGACGGGCTTCATCGGCTCATCTGGCGGAGGTGCGAAACCAACTCCGCTCTTGCCGGAAGAAGTTGATTTCATCCTCAAGCAAATGGGCATGAAAGAACGGAAAGCCGAAGCTGACTTCGAAGTTGGCGAAGTGATTGAAGTGCTTGAAGGACCGTTCGCGCACTTCCAAGGGAAAGTGGAAGAAATCGATCAGGATAAAGGCAAAGTCCGAGTTTCCGTCGACATGTTCGGCAGAGAGACGATTATGGAGCTTGACTTTGAGCAGGTTGAAAAAATTTAA
- the secE gene encoding preprotein translocase subunit SecE yields MGKVTGFLKDVVSEMRKVSWPKRKELTRYTIVVITTVVFMAVYFGLVDLGISEVMEWYLAL; encoded by the coding sequence ATGGGTAAGGTAACCGGCTTTTTAAAAGATGTCGTCTCTGAAATGCGGAAGGTCAGCTGGCCGAAGCGAAAAGAATTGACACGGTATACGATTGTCGTTATCACTACAGTCGTTTTCATGGCGGTTTATTTCGGTCTCGTCGATTTGGGCATTTCAGAAGTCATGGAATGGTATCTTGCGTTATAA
- the rpmG gene encoding 50S ribosomal protein L33, producing the protein MSNKLILCCDRCGSRNYVIPAGNKQSTVRFTVKKFCNQCNAHTEHKQTI; encoded by the coding sequence ATGTCTAACAAACTGATTTTATGCTGTGATCGCTGCGGGTCTAGAAACTATGTCATCCCTGCGGGGAACAAACAGTCGACGGTCCGGTTCACAGTGAAAAAGTTTTGCAATCAATGCAATGCACATACAGAACATAAACAAACAATCTAG